The following coding sequences lie in one Benincasa hispida cultivar B227 unplaced genomic scaffold, ASM972705v1 Contig132, whole genome shotgun sequence genomic window:
- the LOC120068899 gene encoding ATP-dependent DNA helicase DDM1-like: MKDLNLFLRLSPAVMKDLNLFLSSCLSGKCQAKEKEETQENRKAQMVAKLHGILRPFLLQRMKSNVELMLPRKKEIIIGYD, encoded by the exons atgaaggatttgaatTTGTTTCTGAG ATTATCACCAGCCGTAATGAAGGATTTGAATCTGTTTCTGAG TTCATGTCTCTCTGGAAAGTGTCAAgctaaagaaaaagaagaaacacaaGAGAACAGAAAGGCCCAG ATGGTAGCAAAACTACATGGAATACTGAGACCATTTCTACTTCAGAGAATGAAATCTAATGTCGAGCTAATGCTCCCTCGGAAGAAAGAAATCATAATAGGTTATGATTGA